A window of the Helianthus annuus cultivar XRQ/B chromosome 4, HanXRQr2.0-SUNRISE, whole genome shotgun sequence genome harbors these coding sequences:
- the LOC110868166 gene encoding uncharacterized protein LOC110868166 isoform X1, with protein sequence MGECDYVFEFFWPLSHNPLPLMEALILTLREYLPSFRYAASGAQLGDELLVVDVENSSSGSGRNPAKIFIKTEVSETPKALEKTRPLVGMKRKFTTDQSELNEAYQYPLTNVNDPKGEDDEDDDLVILAVYKVDHSLFFLPSSTTFESLMEKINLEFKLNPSGTYKIKYQVLPREWYSLTDGTCLKSCISSYRTSKNIDHIKLLVLPVEK encoded by the coding sequence ATGGGAGAGTGTGACTACGTGTTTGAGTTTTTTTGGCCCCTAAGTCATAACCCCTTGCCCTTGATGGAGGCTTTGATACTGACACTAAGGGAGTATTTGCCAAGTTTCAGGTATGCTGCTTCTGGGGCACAACTTGGTGATGAATTACTTGTTGTCGATGTTGAGAATTCTTCTTCTGGGAGTGGGAGAAACCCAGCCAAGATTTTCATAAAAACCGAAGTATCCGAAACACCTAAAGCATTAGAAAAAACAAGGCCATTGGTGGGAATGAAGAGAAAGTTCACTACAGATCAAAGTGAGTTGAATGAAGCATATCAATATCCCTTGACCAACGTCAACGATCCAAAAGGTGAGGATGACGAAGACGATGATCTAGTCATTCTAGCAGTTTATAAAGTTGATCACAGTTTATTCTTTCTCCCAAGCTCAACTACATTTGAAAGTTTAATGGAGAAAATTAACCTGGAGTTTAAGTTGAATCCATCTGGTACCTACAAGATCAAGTACCAAGTTCTTCCTAGAGAATGGTATAGTCTAACTGATGGCACATGCTTAAAGAGCTGCATTTCATCATATCGGACATCAAAGAACATTGATCACATTAAGTTATTGGTGCTACCAGTGGAGAAGTAA
- the LOC110868166 gene encoding uncharacterized protein LOC110868166 isoform X3: MVVVDPREGLYIIPPLRLLMPCEATTGDFLLAAREIEKALQVAVESHAITLGQVWVTYENSHRKKRRALLGKLKSHCVASPHGDDHMSFLKHFYQQLFVLPLEKAERGLVARTLETRQVHTCVETSLSLVITRGSWRYSLPVQNVLLLLYA; encoded by the exons ATGGTAGTCGTGGACCCG AGGGAGGGTTTGTATATCATTCCTCCATTACGACTTTTGATGCCTTGCGAG GCTACTACCGGGGATTTCCTACTTGCCGCGAGAGAAATTGAAAAGGCATTACAAGTGGCTGTTGAATCACATGCTATAACTCTTGGTCAAGTTTGGGTCACTTATGAGAATTCTCATCGTAAGAAGAGACGAGCGTTATTAGGCAAACTTAAATCTCATTGTGTTGCTAGTCCCCATGGCGATGATCACATGTCTTTTCTTAAGCATTTCTATCAACAGCTTTTTGTTCTTCCTTTGGAAAAGGCGGAGCGCGGTCTAGTTGCGAGGACACTTGAAACTCGTCAGGTGCACACCTGTGTAGAAACATCTTTAAGTTTAGTGATAACAAGGGGGTCTTGGAGGTACTCTCTGCCGGTGCAAAATGTACTTCTTTTGCTATATGCTTGA
- the LOC110868166 gene encoding uncharacterized protein LOC110868166 isoform X2: MMLPAFSFTHCVGVIEVSVRYPCHLLQIYQELQRELLREGLYIIPPLRLLMPCEATTGDFLLAAREIEKALQVAVESHAITLGQVWVTYENSHRKKRRALLGKLKSHCVASPHGDDHMSFLKHFYQQLFVLPLEKAERGLVARTLETRQVHTCVETSLSLVITRGSWRYSLPVQNVLLLLYA; encoded by the exons ATGATGCTGCCTGCGTTTTCTTTTACTCACTGCGTTGGTGTCATTGAAGTTTCTGTAAGATATCCTTGTCATCTTCTACAAATTTACCAAGAGTTGCAACGTGAACTACTG AGGGAGGGTTTGTATATCATTCCTCCATTACGACTTTTGATGCCTTGCGAG GCTACTACCGGGGATTTCCTACTTGCCGCGAGAGAAATTGAAAAGGCATTACAAGTGGCTGTTGAATCACATGCTATAACTCTTGGTCAAGTTTGGGTCACTTATGAGAATTCTCATCGTAAGAAGAGACGAGCGTTATTAGGCAAACTTAAATCTCATTGTGTTGCTAGTCCCCATGGCGATGATCACATGTCTTTTCTTAAGCATTTCTATCAACAGCTTTTTGTTCTTCCTTTGGAAAAGGCGGAGCGCGGTCTAGTTGCGAGGACACTTGAAACTCGTCAGGTGCACACCTGTGTAGAAACATCTTTAAGTTTAGTGATAACAAGGGGGTCTTGGAGGTACTCTCTGCCGGTGCAAAATGTACTTCTTTTGCTATATGCTTGA